The Amycolatopsis mongoliensis genome includes a window with the following:
- a CDS encoding GNAT family N-acetyltransferase: MADVRLDPMTSAEYAEYHRNAVLAYAEAHVSAKSWPADGAGQRAVDEYAALLPEGVATPGHHLYVARDGDQRVGMVWFAERPHGAGRVAYLYDIQVDADLRGRGYGDALMRALEHEVRSAGLKAVRLQVFGNNSVARSLYRKLGYVETNVVMAKDLGPRT, encoded by the coding sequence ATGGCAGACGTCCGGCTCGATCCGATGACCAGTGCGGAATACGCGGAGTACCACCGCAACGCGGTCCTGGCCTATGCCGAGGCCCATGTTTCGGCCAAGAGCTGGCCGGCCGACGGGGCGGGGCAGCGCGCCGTCGACGAGTACGCCGCGCTCTTGCCCGAGGGGGTCGCCACACCCGGCCACCACCTGTACGTCGCGCGGGACGGCGACCAGAGGGTCGGCATGGTCTGGTTCGCCGAACGACCTCACGGCGCCGGCCGGGTCGCTTACCTCTACGACATCCAGGTCGACGCGGACCTGCGTGGCCGGGGGTACGGTGACGCGCTCATGCGGGCGTTGGAGCACGAGGTGCGTTCCGCTGGCCTGAAGGCCGTGCGGCTCCAGGTTTTCGGCAACAACTCGGTCGCCCGGTCGCTTTACCGGAAACTCGGCTACGTCGAGACCAACGTCGTCATGGCCAAAGACCTCGGCCCCCGCACGTAA
- a CDS encoding DUF4913 domain-containing protein has protein sequence MAAQLPGEEIGESPAEIQQDELGTANEGQLFYSNVLEFVADRFRYLVPLSGPDSGRVWCPSWFRHAQALSRLDSVWRAWEFLRFEPSLGMSNWWLHHADPQVRALMDPVTGPFAHCVDGHRAEEPLPLDDVPDGLFDDQRLKWLQTSNPFDLS, from the coding sequence ATGGCAGCACAACTCCCCGGCGAGGAGATCGGCGAGTCGCCCGCCGAAATCCAGCAGGACGAACTAGGGACCGCGAACGAGGGCCAGCTCTTCTACTCGAACGTCCTCGAGTTCGTCGCCGACCGCTTCCGGTACCTCGTCCCGCTGTCCGGTCCGGACTCCGGGCGGGTGTGGTGCCCGTCGTGGTTCCGGCACGCCCAGGCGCTGTCCCGGTTGGACTCGGTGTGGCGTGCATGGGAGTTCCTGCGCTTCGAGCCCTCGTTGGGGATGTCGAACTGGTGGCTGCACCACGCCGACCCGCAGGTGCGGGCGCTGATGGACCCGGTCACCGGCCCGTTCGCCCACTGCGTCGACGGTCACCGGGCCGAAGAGCCGCTGCCGCTGGACGACGTGCCGGACGGCCTCTTCGACGACCAGCGGTTGAAGTGGCTGCAGACCAGCAACCCGTTCGACCTCAGCTGA
- a CDS encoding class I SAM-dependent methyltransferase → MATTSDVRFLDQRTPEERDRPFLPGAGKTWLLPFYDVLTRFAGVRAVHERLAGLAGVEPGQAVVDVGCGTANLSLAVLAAQPGARLTGLDPDRDALRRGMRKARRRGVALTLVQGYADRIPAEDASLDHVISSLALHHLDGDSRAAFARDAFRALRPGGKVTIADFGGSGDPAHGHGRHLPRFLRFRVERNPQVAANHGDGIVALLADAGFGDAREAAHADHRLGRITFVQATRPSTGEPAR, encoded by the coding sequence ATGGCGACGACGAGCGACGTACGGTTCCTCGATCAGCGCACTCCGGAGGAGCGGGACCGCCCGTTCCTGCCGGGTGCCGGGAAGACCTGGCTTCTCCCGTTCTACGACGTCCTCACGCGGTTCGCCGGTGTTCGCGCGGTGCACGAGCGGCTGGCCGGACTCGCCGGCGTCGAGCCGGGCCAGGCGGTGGTCGACGTCGGCTGCGGCACGGCCAACCTGTCGCTGGCCGTGCTCGCGGCTCAGCCGGGCGCCCGGCTGACCGGCCTCGATCCCGACCGGGACGCGCTGCGGCGGGGCATGCGCAAAGCGCGCCGCCGCGGTGTCGCCCTCACCCTCGTTCAGGGTTACGCCGACCGGATCCCCGCCGAGGACGCCTCTCTGGACCACGTGATCTCGTCCTTGGCCCTGCACCACCTCGATGGCGACAGCCGGGCCGCGTTCGCCCGCGACGCATTCCGCGCCCTCCGGCCGGGAGGCAAGGTCACCATCGCCGACTTCGGCGGCTCCGGCGACCCCGCGCACGGCCACGGCCGGCACCTGCCCCGCTTCCTGCGTTTCCGGGTGGAACGGAACCCGCAGGTGGCCGCCAACCACGGCGACGGCATCGTCGCGCTGCTGGCCGATGCCGGGTTCGGCGACGCACGGGAGGCCGCGCACGCCGACCACCGGCTCGGCCGGATCACCTTCGTGCAGGCGACCCGTCCCTCCACAGGAGAGCCGGCTCGCTGA